The Apis mellifera strain DH4 linkage group LG8, Amel_HAv3.1, whole genome shotgun sequence genome contains a region encoding:
- the LOC412125 gene encoding ubiquitin-conjugating enzyme E2-24 kDa isoform X2 — MSSGAGSSGTGRGRGSSLADNKPESKEAKPNPKMSKALGTSAKRIQKELAEITLDPPPNCSAGPKGDNLYEWVSTILGPPGSVYEGGVFFLDIHFSPEYPFKPPKVTFRTRIYHCNINSQGVICLDILKDNWSPALTISKVLLSICSLLTDCNPADPLVGSIATQYLQNREEHDRIARLWTKRYAT; from the exons ATGTCATCAGGCGCAGGTTCCAGTGGAACTGGCCGGGGGCGTGGTTCATCACTGGCAGACAATAAGCCAGAGAGCAAAGAAGCGAAGCCTAATCCAAAGATGTCAAAAGCTTTAGGAACATCCGCCAAAAG GATACAAAAAGAATTGGCAGAAATCACATTAGACCCACCACCAAATTGCag TGCAGGACCTAAGGGAGACAATTTATATGAATGGGTATCAACAATACTTGGACCTCCTGGTTCAGTTTATGAAGGAggagtattttttttagatatacatttttctccAGAATATCCTTTTAAACCTCCAAAG GTTACATTCCGGACACGAATCTATCATTGTAATATCAACAGTCAGGGTGTAATTTGTTTAgacatattaaaagataattggtCTCCTGCATTAACTATCTCAAAGGTTCTATTATCCATTTGTTCTCTCTTAACAGACTGTAATCCAG CGGATCCTTTAGTAGGAAGTATAGCAACACAGTATCTACAAAATAGAGAAGAGCACGATCGTATAGCACGGCTTTGGACTAAGCGTTATGCCACATGA
- the PGRP-S3 gene encoding peptidoglycan-recognition protein SA precursor produces the protein MQKLIFIIFFLFQSYIVGGDENCSEIIKRNEWTNVQAKNINYLIIPIPYVIIHHTVSLECNSKDTCISNIENIRSYHMDTLNWHDIGYSFLIGGDGNIYEGCGWNHEGAHTYGYNKKSISIAFIGNFQNKSASNKMLNAAHKLILCGKSKGILREDVRVIGGKQVIATLSPGFELYKQIQNWPEWVSTP, from the exons atgcaaaaattaatatttataattttttttctttttcaatcctATATTGTCG gcGGAGATGAAAATTGCTCCGAAATTATCAAACGGAACGAATGGACTAATGTAcaagcaaaaaatataaattatttaattattcccaTTCCATATGTTATAATTCATCATACAGTTAGTTTAGAATGTAATTCCAAAGATACATGTATTtctaatatcgaaaatattcgttcTTATCATATGGATACCCTAAATTGGCATGATATCGGATATTC atttttaattggtggagatggaaatatatacgaaGGTTGTGGCTGGAATCATGAAGGTGCTCATACAtatggatataataaaaaatctatttcaatTGCTTTCATaggaaattttcaaa ataagaGTGCAAGTAACAAAATGCTAAATGCTgcacataaattaattctttgtgGTAAATCAAAAGGGATACTTAGGGAAGATGTTCGGGTAATCGGAGGTAAACAAGTTATAGCTACGCTAAGTCCTGGATTTGAACTTTATAAACAGATTCAAAATTGGCCTGAATGGGTTTCTACTccataa
- the LOC412125 gene encoding ubiquitin-conjugating enzyme E2-24 kDa isoform X1, which translates to MNIREFIATVHPSTSVGYRCPPRRRQSQHPATQRCARFGARRGKRDAAIVTLGHESDNEAHQPTQQHLRSTFASSSTFYKEFGRFTWDLPRFRSLVLKFILKRSKGYLFYQRVKNTRAMSSGAGSSGTGRGRGSSLADNKPESKEAKPNPKMSKALGTSAKRIQKELAEITLDPPPNCSAGPKGDNLYEWVSTILGPPGSVYEGGVFFLDIHFSPEYPFKPPKVTFRTRIYHCNINSQGVICLDILKDNWSPALTISKVLLSICSLLTDCNPADPLVGSIATQYLQNREEHDRIARLWTKRYAT; encoded by the exons atgaatattaggGAATTTATTG CTACAGTGCATCCATCTACGAGCGTCGGCTACCGATGTCCGCCGCGGCGGCGACAGAGTCAACATCCGGCGACGCAGAGATGCGCACGTTTCGGCGCTCGCCGAGGGAAAAGGGACGCCGCGATCGTGACTTTGGGACATGAGAGCGACAATGAAGCCCATCAGCCTACACAGCAGCACCTGAGGAGCACGTTCGCTTCCAGCAGTACGTTTTACAAGGAATTTGGCCGGTTTACTTGGGATTTACCTAGGTTTCGGTCTTTGGTCCTAAAGTTTATTCTGAAACGATCGAAAGGCTACCTTTTCTACCAACGAG TTAAGAACACAag agcCATGTCATCAGGCGCAGGTTCCAGTGGAACTGGCCGGGGGCGTGGTTCATCACTGGCAGACAATAAGCCAGAGAGCAAAGAAGCGAAGCCTAATCCAAAGATGTCAAAAGCTTTAGGAACATCCGCCAAAAG GATACAAAAAGAATTGGCAGAAATCACATTAGACCCACCACCAAATTGCag TGCAGGACCTAAGGGAGACAATTTATATGAATGGGTATCAACAATACTTGGACCTCCTGGTTCAGTTTATGAAGGAggagtattttttttagatatacatttttctccAGAATATCCTTTTAAACCTCCAAAG GTTACATTCCGGACACGAATCTATCATTGTAATATCAACAGTCAGGGTGTAATTTGTTTAgacatattaaaagataattggtCTCCTGCATTAACTATCTCAAAGGTTCTATTATCCATTTGTTCTCTCTTAACAGACTGTAATCCAG CGGATCCTTTAGTAGGAAGTATAGCAACACAGTATCTACAAAATAGAGAAGAGCACGATCGTATAGCACGGCTTTGGACTAAGCGTTATGCCACATGA